In Candidatus Roseilinea sp., one DNA window encodes the following:
- a CDS encoding phosphohydrolase: protein MSRIILPHPISRDGAKLNTPLPDDYGELAMRADIAIRKLSAPYPRTAQMYEMLIADRRVDAHWNLSNYTTVGKLNYNDHGPIHARVTASYAMQIMQLLIEADVPMDVVKSGAGNVDDACLVALAGVMLHDIGNATHRVGHELMSVILAQPLLADMLAELYDDAEQQALISDFILSAIQCHDMNPPPLFMEGGVVAVADGCDMTKGRARMPFDLGKLDIHAVSALAIEEVNIRPSSGKMPVEIEVRMSNSAGIFQVEETLVKKINATPLRHYVMVHVTSINPEQHFEKRILSNAMLENGRLRPV from the coding sequence ATGTCCCGCATCATCTTGCCTCATCCGATCTCGCGCGATGGCGCCAAGCTGAACACGCCGCTGCCGGACGACTACGGCGAGCTGGCCATGCGCGCCGACATCGCCATCCGCAAACTCTCCGCCCCCTACCCGCGCACGGCGCAGATGTACGAGATGCTGATCGCCGACCGGCGCGTGGACGCTCACTGGAATTTGTCGAACTACACCACCGTGGGCAAGCTGAACTACAACGACCACGGGCCGATCCACGCCCGCGTCACGGCGTCGTACGCCATGCAGATCATGCAACTGCTCATCGAGGCCGACGTGCCGATGGACGTGGTGAAGTCCGGCGCCGGCAATGTGGACGACGCCTGCCTGGTCGCGCTCGCCGGCGTGATGCTGCACGACATCGGCAACGCCACCCACCGCGTCGGCCACGAGCTGATGAGCGTGATCCTGGCCCAGCCGCTCCTGGCCGACATGCTGGCCGAATTGTACGACGACGCCGAACAGCAGGCGCTGATCAGCGACTTCATCCTTTCGGCCATCCAGTGCCACGACATGAACCCGCCGCCGCTGTTCATGGAAGGCGGCGTGGTGGCCGTGGCCGACGGCTGCGACATGACCAAGGGCCGCGCGCGCATGCCGTTCGACCTGGGCAAGCTGGACATCCACGCCGTGTCCGCCCTGGCCATCGAAGAGGTGAACATCCGGCCATCGAGCGGCAAGATGCCGGTGGAGATCGAAGTGCGCATGAGCAACTCGGCCGGCATCTTCCAGGTCGAGGAGACGCTGGTGAAGAAGATCAACGCCACGCCGCTGCGCCACTACGTCATGGTGCACGTGACCTCGATCAACCCGGAGCAGCACTTCGAGAAGCGCATCCTGAGCAACGCGATGCTGGAGAACGGCCGGCTGAGGCCGGTGTGA
- a CDS encoding putative DNA modification/repair radical SAM protein, with amino-acid sequence MRSTDALDTLALLSRQMALEPAEEAARHPDAPAPCGHSPDTLRRIFGDDPLRASVSSSETKKNSLGIHDAIMPGGRRIRLLKTLLTSACERDCYYCPFRAGRDFRRATFKPEEMARTFAELNRRGAVEGFFLSSGIIGGGVRTQDRLIDTAAILRRKLGYRGYLHLKLMPGSERDQVLAAMTLSDRVSINLEAPNQSRLSALAPKKIFFEELLQPLTWAAEIRRRMPPPRSGRWPSLVTQFVVGAAGESDVEILQTTAHLTRVLGLQRAYFSAFHPVHDTPLENLPPENPWREHRLYQAAFLIRDYGFEFEELPFDAQGRLPLDVDPKLAWAQQHLANAPVEVNRAAREALLKVPGIGPKGADAIIHARREHRLREPRQLARLGVITARALPFLLLDGKRPGVQLSFGL; translated from the coding sequence ATGCGTTCGACGGACGCCCTCGACACGCTCGCCCTGCTCAGCCGGCAGATGGCGCTGGAGCCGGCGGAAGAAGCCGCCCGCCATCCCGACGCGCCTGCGCCGTGCGGCCATTCGCCCGACACGCTGCGCCGCATCTTCGGCGATGACCCGCTGCGCGCGTCGGTCTCGTCGAGCGAGACGAAGAAGAATTCGCTGGGCATCCACGACGCGATCATGCCCGGCGGCAGGCGCATTCGGTTGCTGAAGACGCTGCTCACCTCGGCCTGCGAGCGCGACTGCTACTACTGCCCATTCCGCGCCGGCCGCGACTTTCGCCGCGCCACCTTCAAGCCGGAGGAGATGGCGCGGACGTTCGCCGAACTGAATCGGCGCGGCGCGGTCGAGGGGTTCTTCCTCAGCTCCGGCATCATCGGCGGCGGCGTGCGCACGCAAGACCGGCTGATTGACACGGCCGCCATCCTGCGCCGCAAGCTGGGCTATCGCGGCTACCTGCACCTCAAGCTGATGCCAGGCAGCGAACGCGATCAGGTGCTGGCCGCCATGACGCTGTCGGATCGAGTCTCGATCAACCTGGAGGCGCCCAACCAGTCGCGGCTGAGCGCGCTGGCGCCGAAGAAGATCTTCTTCGAGGAGCTGCTGCAACCGCTGACGTGGGCGGCGGAGATTCGCCGGCGCATGCCGCCGCCGCGCAGCGGCCGGTGGCCGTCGTTGGTGACGCAGTTCGTGGTGGGTGCGGCCGGCGAGAGCGACGTCGAGATTCTGCAGACTACGGCGCATCTGACCCGGGTGCTCGGCCTGCAGCGCGCCTACTTCTCGGCCTTTCATCCGGTGCACGACACGCCGCTGGAAAACCTGCCGCCGGAGAACCCGTGGCGCGAGCACCGGCTGTATCAAGCCGCGTTCCTCATCCGGGATTACGGCTTCGAGTTCGAGGAGCTGCCGTTCGACGCGCAGGGCCGGCTGCCGCTGGACGTGGACCCGAAGCTGGCCTGGGCGCAGCAGCACCTGGCGAACGCGCCGGTGGAGGTGAACCGCGCCGCGCGCGAGGCGCTGCTGAAGGTGCCCGGCATCGGCCCAAAGGGCGCCGACGCGATCATTCACGCGCGGCGCGAGCACCGGCTGCGCGAGCCGCGCCAACTGGCCCGGCTGGGTGTGATCACCGCGCGCGCCCTGCCCTTCCTGCTGCTCGACGGCAAGCGGCCGGGGGTGCAGTTGAGCTTTGGGTTGTGA